From the Lolium rigidum isolate FL_2022 chromosome 2, APGP_CSIRO_Lrig_0.1, whole genome shotgun sequence genome, one window contains:
- the LOC124692872 gene encoding F-box protein At5g51370-like, translating into MPEPDRHLLTAAAAAGLHRDGLKGWPDLWMLPGKPPHARAAAAAPPPTPPDQTLAFSDELLLRVLACLPDPHLTSAASLVCKRWARLSGRLRRRLAVRDWAFVTHRLPHRFPNLSVLDLFPASIAAPAAPSRASPVLTCGAVSLTLDPSADPPLGACRFLADDVLDRGLAVVAARFPNLRRLSATAAASESGGLMDIAGGCATLQELELHRCTDLALRPVSAFAHLQILRVAAASSPLYGTGHDGGVTDIGLTILAHGCKRLVKLELVGCEGSYDGIAAVGRCCAMLEELTIADHRMDAGWLAALAFCGNLKTLRLQGCGRIDDDPGPPEHLGACLTLESLQLHHCHLRDRRALHALFLVCEGAREFLVQNCWGLEDDMFALAGLCRRIKFLSLEGCSLLTTRGVESVVTSWNDLQSLEVVGCNKVKDEEITPALSELFSNLKELKWRPDNKSLLAASLAGTGMGKKGRVFFKRILPGHQRVKEKILNYPAGVAA; encoded by the exons ATGCCTGAGCCCGACCGCCAcctcctcaccgccgccgccgccgccggcctccaccgCGACGGCCTCAAGGGCTGGCCCGACCTGTGGATGCTCCCCGGGAAGCCGCCgcacgcgcgcgccgccgcggcggcgcccCCGCCAACGCCGCCGGACCAAACCCTAGCCTTCTccgacgagctcctcctccgcgtcctcgCCTGCCTCCCGGACCCGCACCTCACGTCCGCCGCCTCGCTCGTCTGCAAGCGCTGGGCGCGCCtctccggccgcctccgccgccgcctggccgTGCGGGACTGGGCCTTCGTCACGCACCGCCTCCCGCACCGCTTCCCCAACCTATCGGTCCTCGACCTCTTCCCGGCCTCCatcgccgcgcccgccgcccccTCCCGGGCCTCCCCGGTCCTCACCTGCGGTGCCGTCTCGCTAACCCTAGACCCCAGCGCCGACCCGCCGCTCGGCGCctgccgcttcctcgccgacgacgTGCTCGACAGGGGCCTGGCGGTCGTCGCCGCCAGGTTCCCCAACCTCCGCCGCCtctccgccacggccgcggcgtccgagtCCGGCGGCCTCATGGACATCGCCGGCGGCTGCGCAACACTACAAGAGCTCGAGCTCCACCGATGCACCGACCTCGCGCTCCGCCCGGTGTCCGCCTTTGCGCACCTCCAAATCctgcgcgtcgccgccgcctcctccccgctCTACGGCACCGGCCACGACGGCGGGGTCACCGACATCGGCCTCACCATCCTCGCCCACGGCTGCAAGCGCCTTGTCAAGCTCGAGCTCGTCGGCTGCGAGGGCAGCTACGACGGCATCGCCGCCGTGGGCCGCTGCTGCGCCATGCTCGAGGAGCTCACCATCGCCGACCACAGGATGGACGCCGGGTGGCTCGCCGCGCTGGCTTTCTGTGGCAACCTCAAGACCCTGCGCCTTCAGGGGTGCGGCAGGATCGATGACGATCCTGGCCCCCCTGAACATCTCGGCGCCTGCCTCACGCTCGAGAGCCTGCAATTGCACCACTGCCACCTGCGTGACCGCCGCGCCCTCCATGCTCTCTTTTTGGTCTGTGAGGGTGCTCGTGAGTTTCTGGTTCAGAATTGCTGGGGCCTTGAAGACGACATGTTTGCGTTGGCTGGCCTATGCAG GAGAATAAAATTCCTCTCCCTAGAAGGCTGCTCACTATTAACAACTAGAGGAGTCGAGTCAGTGGTCACCTCATGGAATGATTTGCAGAGTCTAGAAGTTGTCGggtgcaataaagtaaaggaCGAGGAGATCACTCCCGCACTCTCAGAGCTTTTCTCTAATCTGAAAGAGCTGAAGTGGAGGCCTGACAACAAATCTCTCCTCGCCGCAAGCCTTGCGGGCACCGGAATGGGAAAAAAGGGCAGAGTATTTTTCAAAAGG ATTTTACCGGGCCATCAACGAGTCAAAGAGAAGATACTCAACTATCCAGCGGGTGTCGCGGCTTAG